The genome window ACATGCCGCGGGCGCGGCGCAGCACCGAGTCCTTGGCGGCGTCGTAGGGGTGCTCCTTGGAGGGGATCTCCAGCACGGCCGGCAGCGAGCGCGTGTGCGCCTCGATGGCGTGCCGGATCAGCTCGGCGATGCACTGGTTGATCAGGATGATGCCGATGTCCTCCCGGCACAGGAAGCTCctggtgggagggg of Cygnus olor isolate bCygOlo1 chromosome 1 unlocalized genomic scaffold, bCygOlo1.pri.v2 SUPER_1a, whole genome shotgun sequence contains these proteins:
- the ATP6V1F gene encoding V-type proton ATPase subunit F; the protein is VSRGPLRGSRGADRPPPPPTRSFLCREDIGIILINQCIAELIRHAIEAHTRSLPAVLEIPSKEHPYDAAKDSVLRRARGMFTADDLR